A DNA window from Chryseobacterium scophthalmum contains the following coding sequences:
- a CDS encoding carboxypeptidase-like regulatory domain-containing protein, which yields MLLFSISKFNAQSFSGIVYNDSKKPLAGAIITLLTPETEETEDYVLSDEKGFFSIENVKKGNYKVVINALGYTKIENKINVTGDLKINYNLILEKEQKIEEVILTATKPIKIKSDTIEMTAKSFMNGTEKNVEDLLKKLPGVTVENDGKIKIQGREVEKVMVENDDFFERGYTLLTKNMSVKPIEKVQILQSYSNNKLLKGVENSDKVAINLTLADDAKRDWFGSADLSSSFFPESFYSEKINLAKFGKRAKYFLLGSINNIGNNTIGDIDHLIKPSIQDEAGFINIETDAYKFGAENFIYLPFGSEKAKFNNDKLISANAIFKLNEKMKLKIVSLGNFEKINFNKTSTTNFNLGDTQFTNIEEFYRKSKKTNYFNKLDFEFDISKKMTLKYSGNINYWTNNKFENQNLNGLPWSVNQNTDNHSTDSHLLLTNKINEKLVWLNGIRYLNQSVKDYNFSDQFFFNELFTEYEGVSNFNQNSNSNIQFLGIISQILYRTEKENLWNFSFYNYNTVQGFRNIMGFEKNAVSFFFPDDYKNDFKNRNNDFVVSLKQTSSFGKFKINPQLDIHYVKNSFENRNENIKNEDFFYIIPNLNISWAVHNKGKLNTSVFLSRNNTMVTDMLPNYFSDAPRSLIKGLNDFDYLKNSGATLKYTYGNWNDRVFINLYGSYTKFHNYLSYNYNIQQEYTVSDLLFLKNRNDYLFSSELSYYLRAIRSNLKIGYTVSTSQYEDQIENGNIRNVLSSYNQIGFQLKSAWKKVLDYRIGTNLNVSKINTDQQESKVLNQEAFLDLVFTLSEKTKLELKGKYYSFDGFINKENSYSFLDFKLKYQYDKNVSFSLIGNNLFNTKKFREFSITSYSTYISEYSLFPRYLMLEMNFGL from the coding sequence TTGTTACTGTTTTCAATATCAAAATTTAATGCACAATCATTTTCTGGCATTGTTTATAATGATAGCAAAAAGCCTTTGGCTGGAGCAATTATAACCTTACTTACCCCTGAAACAGAAGAAACAGAAGACTATGTACTATCTGATGAAAAAGGTTTTTTTAGCATAGAAAATGTGAAAAAAGGTAATTATAAAGTCGTTATCAATGCTCTGGGGTACACTAAAATTGAAAATAAAATAAATGTTACCGGAGATTTAAAAATCAATTATAATTTAATATTAGAAAAAGAACAAAAGATTGAAGAAGTTATCCTTACTGCTACAAAACCTATAAAAATAAAATCTGATACCATTGAAATGACTGCTAAATCTTTTATGAATGGTACAGAGAAAAATGTAGAAGATCTTCTGAAAAAGCTGCCCGGTGTTACGGTAGAAAATGATGGCAAAATAAAAATTCAAGGCAGAGAGGTTGAAAAAGTTATGGTGGAAAATGACGATTTTTTTGAAAGAGGGTATACTCTGCTTACTAAAAATATGTCGGTAAAGCCAATTGAAAAAGTACAAATATTACAAAGCTATTCGAATAATAAATTATTAAAAGGTGTTGAAAACTCGGATAAAGTTGCCATAAATCTTACACTCGCAGATGATGCAAAAAGAGACTGGTTTGGCAGCGCAGATTTATCTTCTTCTTTTTTTCCTGAATCTTTTTATTCCGAAAAAATTAATCTGGCAAAATTTGGTAAAAGGGCAAAATATTTTCTTTTAGGAAGCATAAATAACATAGGAAATAATACGATAGGGGATATAGATCACTTAATAAAACCCTCTATACAAGACGAAGCGGGCTTTATAAATATAGAAACTGATGCTTACAAATTTGGAGCTGAAAATTTTATTTATCTTCCTTTTGGTTCGGAGAAAGCAAAGTTTAATAATGATAAATTAATTTCTGCAAATGCTATTTTTAAATTAAATGAAAAGATGAAATTAAAAATAGTGAGTCTAGGAAATTTTGAAAAGATTAATTTCAACAAAACATCAACTACAAATTTTAATTTAGGAGATACGCAATTTACCAATATTGAAGAATTTTACAGAAAATCTAAAAAGACAAATTATTTTAACAAATTAGATTTTGAATTTGATATTTCAAAAAAAATGACATTAAAATATTCCGGAAATATAAATTACTGGACTAATAATAAGTTTGAAAATCAAAATCTTAATGGTTTACCCTGGAGTGTAAATCAGAATACAGATAATCATTCAACAGACAGTCATTTGCTTCTTACAAATAAAATAAATGAGAAATTAGTTTGGCTAAATGGTATAAGATATCTTAATCAATCTGTCAAGGATTATAATTTTTCAGATCAATTCTTTTTTAATGAATTATTTACAGAATATGAAGGAGTTTCAAATTTTAATCAGAATTCAAATTCTAACATTCAGTTTTTAGGAATTATTTCACAAATACTTTATAGGACGGAAAAAGAAAATCTATGGAATTTTTCTTTTTATAATTATAATACAGTACAGGGATTTAGAAATATCATGGGCTTTGAAAAAAATGCTGTATCATTCTTTTTTCCTGATGATTATAAAAATGATTTTAAAAATAGAAATAATGATTTTGTAGTATCATTAAAGCAAACTTCTTCTTTTGGGAAATTTAAGATTAACCCACAATTAGATATTCATTATGTGAAAAACAGCTTTGAAAATAGGAACGAAAATATAAAAAATGAAGATTTTTTTTATATTATTCCAAATTTAAATATTTCTTGGGCCGTTCATAATAAAGGAAAATTAAATACTTCTGTGTTTTTATCTCGTAACAACACTATGGTTACCGATATGTTACCAAACTATTTTAGTGATGCACCACGAAGTTTAATTAAAGGTTTAAATGATTTTGATTATTTAAAAAATTCCGGAGCTACATTAAAATATACTTATGGAAACTGGAATGATCGCGTATTTATCAATCTATATGGCTCTTATACAAAATTTCATAATTATCTGTCTTACAACTATAATATACAACAAGAATATACAGTTTCAGATTTATTGTTTCTAAAAAACAGGAACGATTATTTATTTTCCAGCGAACTAAGTTATTACCTAAGAGCAATACGTTCAAATTTAAAGATAGGATATACAGTAAGTACATCTCAATATGAAGATCAAATTGAAAATGGTAACATTAGAAATGTTTTATCATCATATAATCAAATCGGATTTCAATTAAAATCTGCTTGGAAGAAAGTTCTCGATTATCGTATCGGTACAAATTTAAATGTTTCAAAAATTAATACAGACCAGCAAGAGAGTAAAGTTCTTAATCAAGAAGCATTTTTAGATTTAGTTTTTACTTTGAGTGAAAAAACAAAACTTGAATTGAAAGGCAAGTATTACTCTTTTGACGGGTTCATTAACAAAGAAAATTCTTATAGTTTCTTAGATTTTAAGCTCAAATATCAGTATGATAAAAATGTTTCTTTTTCACTCATTGGTAATAATTTATTTAATACGAAAAAGTTCAGAGAGTTTTCAATCACAAGCTATTCTACATATATTTCAGAGTATTCATTGTTTCCACGATATTTAATGCTTGAAATGAATTTTGGCTTGTAA
- a CDS encoding DUF1801 domain-containing protein, with amino-acid sequence MNPIQEYFYRIDEPERSTLLFLRKKILESDLENITETLSFGLPFFKFKKKMLCYLYYSKKHKKHYISFYHGDRLDYPELISEGRKKFKILLIDENKDLPVEFILSLITEVKKHIK; translated from the coding sequence ATGAATCCTATACAAGAGTACTTCTACAGAATCGATGAGCCTGAAAGAAGTACTCTTTTGTTTTTACGAAAAAAAATCTTAGAATCTGATCTCGAAAACATTACAGAAACTCTGAGTTTCGGACTGCCCTTTTTTAAGTTTAAAAAGAAAATGCTCTGCTACCTTTATTACAGCAAAAAGCATAAGAAACATTACATAAGCTTTTATCACGGCGACCGGTTAGATTACCCAGAACTCATCAGCGAAGGCAGAAAGAAGTTTAAAATCCTTTTAATTGATGAAAATAAGGATTTGCCTGTGGAATTTATTTTAAGCTTAATTACGGAGGTAAAAAAGCACATAAAGTAG
- a CDS encoding ABC transporter ATP-binding protein yields MNEYKKILKFARPHQKYIYGSLFFNLLYSVFQIASLGTILPVLGMLFGTIKRENFKSAPVYSGELVDLFSYLKTYSNYYIQTLVDDYGTLNVLAWLCVITAFMFLLRNIFRYLGSFLLINYRVGVTKDLRGEMYRKVLSLPVSFFTESRKGDMMSRMSNDVGEVEGNILGSLVDLINAPFMLISTLISLFWLSSELTLFSLLVLPVMGTMIALIGKSLKKDSHEAQNEMGTIFSIVDETLKSSKVIKIFSAEKIMDNRFMGSMQKWINSSIRLGRKKELASPISEFLGSVTFLIIAWYGGKQIIVDQSIAPEDFLVFLGMFFQILPPVKSLSSSISNVQKGEASLHRVLEILEADVKIEEIAEPVSISTLDKQIQFKNIGFYYDKSNLILKNFSLTIPKGKTVALVGQSGSGKTTIANLLARFYDVSEGQILIDETDIKHLKLTDYRKLLGMVTQESVLFNDTVYNNILMGKPEATRDEVIAAAKIANADNFITQLPNGYDTNIGDDGGKLSGGQKQRVSIARAVLKNPPIMILDEATSALDTESEKFVQDALEKMMENRTSLVIAHRLSTIQKADWIVVMEKGDIVEQGSHQELMAKRGTYHKLVELQNFD; encoded by the coding sequence ATGAACGAATATAAAAAAATACTCAAATTCGCCCGTCCGCATCAGAAATACATTTACGGAAGTTTATTCTTCAACTTGCTATATTCTGTGTTTCAGATTGCTTCTTTAGGAACTATACTTCCGGTTTTGGGGATGCTTTTTGGCACCATTAAACGTGAAAACTTCAAATCTGCTCCTGTATATTCCGGAGAGCTTGTAGATTTATTTTCATATCTAAAAACATATTCTAATTATTATATTCAGACTTTAGTTGATGATTATGGTACGCTGAATGTTTTAGCTTGGCTTTGTGTCATCACGGCATTCATGTTTTTACTGAGAAATATTTTCAGATACTTAGGATCTTTTCTTTTAATTAACTATCGTGTCGGTGTTACCAAAGATCTTCGAGGCGAAATGTATCGTAAGGTGTTATCTTTACCTGTTTCATTTTTTACAGAAAGCAGAAAAGGTGACATGATGTCTCGTATGTCAAACGATGTGGGCGAAGTAGAAGGAAATATTTTGGGAAGTTTGGTTGATTTGATCAACGCTCCGTTTATGTTAATCAGCACATTGATCAGTCTTTTCTGGTTAAGCTCTGAGCTTACTTTATTTTCTCTTTTAGTTTTACCGGTAATGGGAACTATGATTGCATTAATCGGAAAAAGTCTTAAAAAAGATTCTCACGAAGCTCAAAACGAAATGGGAACCATCTTCTCAATCGTTGATGAAACTTTGAAATCTTCTAAGGTGATCAAGATTTTCAGTGCTGAGAAAATAATGGACAACCGTTTTATGGGTTCTATGCAGAAATGGATTAACAGCTCGATCAGATTAGGAAGAAAAAAAGAACTGGCTTCACCCATAAGCGAATTCTTGGGATCTGTTACTTTTTTAATTATTGCTTGGTATGGTGGTAAACAAATTATTGTAGACCAAAGTATTGCTCCGGAAGACTTCTTGGTATTTTTAGGAATGTTCTTCCAGATTTTACCTCCGGTAAAAAGCTTATCATCTTCTATTTCTAATGTTCAGAAAGGGGAAGCTTCTCTACACAGGGTTTTGGAAATTCTTGAAGCCGATGTGAAAATAGAGGAAATTGCAGAACCTGTTTCTATTTCTACTTTAGATAAACAAATACAGTTTAAAAATATTGGTTTTTACTACGATAAATCTAATTTAATCCTAAAAAATTTCAGTCTGACGATTCCAAAAGGAAAAACAGTTGCATTGGTAGGACAAAGTGGAAGTGGAAAAACTACAATTGCCAATCTTTTAGCCAGATTCTACGATGTTTCAGAAGGTCAGATTTTAATTGACGAAACTGATATCAAACATCTAAAATTGACCGATTACAGAAAACTTTTAGGAATGGTTACCCAAGAATCTGTATTGTTTAATGACACGGTTTACAACAATATTTTGATGGGTAAACCTGAAGCAACAAGAGATGAAGTAATTGCTGCAGCAAAAATTGCCAACGCAGATAATTTCATTACGCAGCTTCCGAATGGTTACGACACAAATATCGGTGACGATGGAGGAAAACTTTCCGGCGGACAAAAACAAAGAGTTTCTATCGCAAGAGCCGTTCTGAAAAACCCACCGATTATGATTTTGGATGAAGCAACTTCTGCTTTAGATACAGAATCTGAGAAATTCGTGCAGGATGCCCTTGAAAAAATGATGGAAAACAGAACTTCACTGGTTATCGCTCACCGACTTTCAACCATTCAGAAAGCTGACTGGATTGTAGTGATGGAGAAAGGCGACATTGTAGAACAGGGAAGTCATCAAGAATTAATGGCAAAAAGAGGTACTTATCACAAATTGGTAGAGCTTCAGAATTTTGACTAA
- a CDS encoding M28 family metallopeptidase has product MKKLIYLSLSFFATSAFAQDVSEERVKTVISTLASDEMKGREIGTPENDKAAEYIAQLFKENNLEYCTGNSYLVPFNYKGKIAYNVCAVKKGKSEKFLGFTGHFDHIGVSNKSGDNINNGADDNASGITTLIGIADYFKNKTPDFSMVFMAFNGEEKGMLGSIAISEDKKLDHIYNNLSALFNFEMVATEAEFGKNTVFITGDEFSDLDELFNKNAVNGLKIYPDPYAKQQLFYRSDNVSFVKKKIIAHSISTADMSKIKHYHQANDDMSIVNSENMTQIINNFAKTLEKLSPKNFNPKYNDKVNFN; this is encoded by the coding sequence ATGAAAAAGCTAATCTATCTTTCCCTATCGTTTTTCGCAACTTCGGCTTTTGCACAGGATGTTTCTGAAGAAAGAGTAAAAACCGTCATTTCAACTCTGGCTTCAGATGAAATGAAAGGTCGCGAAATCGGAACTCCTGAAAATGATAAAGCCGCAGAATATATTGCACAGCTTTTTAAAGAAAACAATCTGGAATATTGTACAGGTAATTCTTATCTCGTTCCTTTTAATTATAAAGGAAAAATAGCTTACAATGTTTGCGCAGTTAAAAAAGGAAAATCTGAAAAGTTTTTAGGATTTACAGGTCACTTTGATCATATTGGAGTAAGCAATAAATCCGGAGACAATATCAACAATGGCGCAGATGACAACGCAAGCGGAATTACGACTTTGATAGGCATTGCCGATTATTTTAAAAATAAAACACCTGACTTTTCAATGGTTTTCATGGCATTTAATGGAGAAGAAAAAGGAATGTTGGGCTCAATTGCTATTTCTGAAGACAAAAAATTAGATCACATCTACAATAATCTTTCAGCATTATTTAATTTTGAAATGGTTGCCACAGAAGCTGAGTTTGGAAAAAACACAGTCTTTATTACCGGTGATGAGTTTTCTGACCTTGATGAATTGTTTAATAAAAATGCGGTAAACGGATTAAAAATTTATCCCGATCCTTATGCGAAGCAACAATTATTTTACAGATCAGATAATGTAAGCTTTGTAAAAAAGAAAATTATTGCCCATTCCATCTCTACTGCAGACATGAGCAAAATAAAACATTATCATCAGGCAAATGACGATATGAGCATTGTAAATTCTGAAAATATGACGCAGATTATCAATAACTTTGCAAAAACTTTAGAGAAATTAAGCCCTAAAAATTTCAATCCGAAGTATAATGATAAAGTAAATTTCAATTAA
- a CDS encoding DUF4293 family protein, translating to MLQRIQTIWILLSVLAAAFLYITGQDVDVFGKTPIISISSIVLVLVGALSLFSFKNRKRQILLNNISIIINALLIGVLVYWMQNLSGGIDFPEKGIEPVFPSIAVICLFLANIFIKKDERLVKSVDRLR from the coding sequence ATGTTACAGAGAATACAGACCATTTGGATTTTGCTGTCGGTTTTAGCAGCAGCTTTCTTATATATTACAGGACAAGATGTAGATGTTTTCGGAAAAACTCCGATTATCAGTATCTCGTCAATTGTTTTAGTTTTGGTAGGAGCATTGAGTTTGTTCAGTTTTAAAAACAGAAAAAGACAAATCTTGCTGAATAATATCAGCATCATTATAAACGCTTTGTTGATTGGTGTATTGGTGTACTGGATGCAAAACTTATCCGGAGGAATAGATTTTCCTGAGAAGGGTATTGAGCCGGTTTTCCCATCGATTGCGGTAATTTGTTTGTTTTTGGCAAATATTTTTATCAAGAAAGATGAGAGGCTCGTAAAATCTGTAGACAGACTACGATAA
- the rho gene encoding transcription termination factor Rho has translation MFNIETLRSKSVTELTKILKDLGVKVARTSNENDKIFAILDFQASNPKVTKDYFNTTETPTVVTEEQPAEKVAKPAPKKAAPKKTAKPKVEPKAETEPKETQAAPEPEVIKTEEAPVEEVKAETQVDAEEKTTPSNNRQKRKRVSPPAQSSEIEAKGTIELPLNIDSQPSAPAQAKEERPKRPQQAQQGQSQQQKGQNHPQQNSGNSQNRNQNNNQNQNSNQNNPNQNQNPNQNRQQHAERPERHEEQHEQKKEFSFDGMVSIEGVLEILPDNYGFLRSSDFSYISSPDDVYVSTAQIRNFGLKTGDTVRGIVRLPKEGEKYFSLLKPTEVNGRDLAYIKDRVAFEYLTPLFPEEKFNLSGDNSTMSTRIVDLFAPIGKGQRAMIVAQPKTGKTMLLKDIANSIAANHPEVYMMVLLIDERPEEVTDMERSVNAEVIASTFDEAADKHVKVANLVLAKAQRMVECGHDVVILLDSITRLARAYNTVTPASGKVLSGGVDANALHKPKRFFGAARKIENGGSLTIIATALIDTGSKMDEVIFEEFKGTGNMELQLDRKIANRRIYPAIDLVSSSTRRDDLLLDEVTSQRMWIFRKYLSEMNPIEAMEFVNKNIRGTLNNEEFLMSMNR, from the coding sequence ATGTTTAACATAGAAACGTTAAGGTCAAAATCTGTAACGGAATTGACTAAAATCTTAAAAGATTTGGGCGTTAAGGTTGCAAGAACCAGCAATGAAAATGATAAAATTTTTGCTATTCTAGATTTTCAGGCTTCCAACCCTAAAGTTACAAAAGATTATTTCAATACCACAGAAACACCGACTGTTGTTACAGAGGAACAACCGGCAGAGAAGGTAGCTAAACCAGCTCCTAAAAAGGCAGCTCCTAAAAAGACCGCAAAACCTAAGGTAGAACCAAAAGCTGAAACTGAGCCAAAAGAAACTCAGGCTGCTCCGGAGCCGGAAGTTATTAAAACAGAAGAAGCTCCAGTGGAAGAAGTAAAGGCAGAAACGCAGGTTGATGCTGAAGAGAAAACTACTCCTTCTAACAACAGACAAAAAAGAAAAAGAGTTTCGCCTCCTGCGCAAAGCAGCGAGATTGAAGCAAAAGGAACAATAGAACTTCCTTTAAATATAGATTCTCAGCCAAGTGCACCTGCACAAGCTAAAGAAGAAAGACCTAAAAGACCGCAACAAGCACAACAAGGTCAGTCTCAACAACAAAAAGGTCAAAACCATCCACAACAAAACAGTGGAAATTCTCAAAATAGAAATCAGAACAATAACCAAAATCAGAATTCTAACCAAAACAACCCTAATCAAAACCAAAATCCTAATCAGAACAGACAGCAACATGCTGAAAGACCTGAGAGACATGAGGAGCAACACGAGCAGAAAAAAGAGTTCAGCTTCGATGGAATGGTTAGTATTGAAGGGGTTTTAGAAATTTTACCAGATAACTACGGATTTTTACGTTCATCAGACTTCTCTTATATTTCTTCACCGGATGATGTGTATGTTTCTACAGCACAGATCAGAAATTTTGGGTTAAAAACAGGAGATACCGTAAGAGGAATTGTAAGACTTCCGAAAGAAGGTGAAAAATATTTCTCATTACTAAAACCAACCGAAGTTAACGGTCGTGATTTAGCATATATTAAAGATCGTGTTGCTTTCGAATATCTTACGCCATTATTTCCTGAAGAGAAATTTAATCTTTCGGGAGATAATTCTACGATGTCAACAAGAATTGTAGATCTTTTTGCACCTATCGGAAAAGGTCAAAGAGCAATGATCGTTGCTCAGCCGAAAACCGGTAAAACAATGTTGTTGAAAGATATTGCAAACTCTATCGCAGCCAATCACCCAGAAGTTTATATGATGGTTCTTTTGATCGACGAACGTCCTGAAGAAGTTACCGACATGGAAAGAAGTGTGAATGCAGAAGTAATTGCTTCTACATTTGACGAAGCTGCAGATAAACACGTAAAAGTGGCTAACCTTGTTTTAGCGAAAGCTCAGAGAATGGTAGAATGTGGCCATGATGTGGTGATTCTTTTAGATTCAATTACAAGATTAGCGAGAGCTTACAATACCGTAACTCCTGCTTCTGGAAAAGTACTTTCTGGTGGTGTTGATGCAAATGCTCTTCACAAGCCAAAAAGATTCTTCGGAGCTGCAAGAAAAATTGAAAACGGAGGATCGTTAACGATTATCGCAACCGCTTTAATTGATACAGGTTCTAAAATGGATGAAGTTATTTTTGAGGAATTCAAAGGTACCGGAAACATGGAGCTTCAGTTAGACAGAAAAATTGCGAACAGAAGAATTTATCCTGCCATCGATTTGGTTTCTTCAAGTACAAGAAGAGACGATTTATTGCTTGATGAGGTAACTTCACAGAGAATGTGGATTTTCAGAAAGTATCTTTCAGAAATGAATCCTATCGAAGCAATGGAATTTGTCAACAAAAACATCAGAGGAACTTTAAATAACGAAGAGTTCTTGATGTCGATGAACAGATAA
- a CDS encoding superoxide dismutase yields the protein MSFELPKLGYAYEALEPTIDAKTMEIHHSKHHQAYVDNLNKAIEGTDLEGLSIEEICRTGVEKPAVRNNGGGHFNHSLFWEILTPGGSKEPVGSVKAAIENYGGFEKFKNDFSEAAKTRFGSGWAWLVKNEDGSVSVTSTPNQDNPLMPVADAKGTPVLGLDVWEHAYYLNYQNRRPDYVSAFFDVVNWDKVEELFNK from the coding sequence ATGTCATTTGAATTACCAAAATTAGGATATGCTTACGAAGCTTTAGAGCCAACAATTGATGCAAAAACAATGGAAATCCACCATTCAAAACATCACCAAGCGTATGTTGATAACTTAAATAAAGCAATCGAAGGAACTGATCTTGAAGGATTATCTATCGAAGAGATTTGTAGAACAGGTGTTGAAAAACCAGCGGTAAGAAATAACGGTGGTGGTCACTTCAATCACTCTCTTTTCTGGGAAATCTTAACTCCTGGAGGAAGCAAAGAGCCTGTAGGAAGCGTAAAAGCTGCAATCGAAAATTATGGTGGTTTTGAAAAATTCAAAAATGATTTTTCTGAGGCTGCTAAAACAAGATTTGGTTCAGGATGGGCTTGGTTAGTGAAAAATGAAGACGGATCTGTTTCTGTAACTTCTACTCCAAACCAAGACAACCCATTAATGCCTGTTGCTGATGCAAAAGGAACTCCAGTTTTAGGATTGGATGTTTGGGAGCATGCATATTACTTAAACTATCAAAACAGAAGACCTGATTATGTATCTGCGTTCTTCGATGTTGTAAACTGGGATAAAGTAGAAGAATTATTCAACAAATAA
- a CDS encoding DUF6146 family protein, with translation MKNLIIILFTVLIPLHSFAQNNPKNEKENSAMKPSKNDDGEWDLIVIDTQFDYFMNAIARPINQYTEANLKSRNAILVNEWNSYFMSGRYRNIIESSIDYDSREKYGIKFEYKLYQVFAYVNWKYKLRMNGLSASDTFR, from the coding sequence ATGAAAAATTTAATCATCATATTATTTACAGTTCTTATTCCATTACATTCATTTGCTCAGAATAATCCTAAAAACGAAAAGGAAAATTCTGCAATGAAACCATCAAAAAACGATGATGGAGAATGGGATCTGATTGTAATCGACACTCAGTTTGATTATTTTATGAATGCTATTGCAAGACCAATAAATCAGTATACTGAAGCTAACTTGAAAAGTAGAAATGCAATTTTGGTCAATGAGTGGAATTCTTATTTCATGTCGGGAAGATATCGTAATATCATTGAATCTTCAATAGATTATGACTCAAGAGAGAAATACGGAATTAAATTTGAGTACAAATTATATCAGGTTTTTGCCTATGTTAATTGGAAGTATAAACTGAGAATGAATGGATTGAGCGCAAGCGACACATTCAGATAA
- a CDS encoding endonuclease/exonuclease/phosphatase family protein, with protein MKKYLIIFAVLCFNFGFSQQKQVKRAAVAFLNVENLWDTIASADYIDGTLPFSNPKFHRSVPIDSLKFLETTEDYKGEWSNELLVGKKVIRHQILATDFTANSPKRWGTKYYNQKLANEAKVISELGRQYTNDNPAICGLIEVENRQVIEDLIKQPVLAKSNYGIVHYNSYDARGIDIAIIYQKNRFVVQNTYTKEIKIYNEDGKRQYTRDVLVAIGLLDGEKIAVFMNHWPSRSGGEAASQPRRNAAAAVLKGEMDKLSAEYPGIKLISMGDYNDDPVSPSLKKHLGAVENPEDLSDKTPYYNLMYKLYKAGVASLAYRDAPNLFDQIIVSQNLYSKEKLTPTYSIFKAEIYAPSYLVNKEGQWKGYPLRSWDGDRFTGGYSDHFPAVSVLQKEYIKK; from the coding sequence ATGAAAAAATATCTTATCATTTTTGCGGTATTGTGTTTTAATTTTGGTTTTTCTCAGCAGAAACAAGTTAAAAGAGCAGCCGTAGCTTTCCTGAATGTAGAAAACCTTTGGGATACCATTGCATCTGCAGATTATATTGACGGAACACTTCCTTTTTCTAATCCTAAGTTCCATAGAAGCGTACCTATCGATTCTCTAAAGTTTTTAGAAACTACAGAAGATTACAAAGGAGAATGGAGCAATGAGCTTTTAGTAGGAAAAAAAGTAATTCGTCATCAAATTTTAGCTACCGACTTCACGGCAAACAGCCCGAAAAGATGGGGAACAAAATACTATAACCAAAAATTAGCTAACGAAGCAAAGGTAATTTCTGAGCTTGGAAGACAGTATACTAATGACAACCCTGCAATTTGTGGTTTAATTGAGGTAGAAAACAGACAGGTAATTGAAGACCTTATTAAGCAACCTGTTTTAGCAAAAAGCAATTATGGAATTGTACATTACAATTCTTATGATGCAAGAGGAATTGACATTGCAATAATTTATCAGAAAAACAGATTTGTAGTTCAAAATACTTATACTAAAGAAATAAAAATCTACAATGAAGACGGAAAAAGACAATACACAAGAGATGTTTTGGTAGCAATCGGACTTTTGGATGGTGAAAAAATTGCAGTATTCATGAATCACTGGCCTTCAAGAAGTGGTGGTGAAGCAGCTTCTCAACCAAGAAGAAATGCAGCTGCAGCCGTTTTAAAAGGTGAAATGGATAAATTATCTGCAGAATATCCCGGAATTAAATTAATTTCAATGGGTGATTACAATGACGATCCGGTAAGCCCGAGTTTGAAAAAACATCTTGGTGCAGTAGAAAATCCTGAAGATCTATCTGATAAAACTCCTTATTATAATTTAATGTACAAATTATATAAAGCAGGAGTTGCTTCTTTAGCCTATAGAGACGCTCCGAATTTATTTGATCAGATTATCGTTTCTCAGAATTTATATTCAAAAGAAAAATTGACTCCTACTTACAGTATTTTTAAAGCAGAAATTTATGCTCCATCTTATTTAGTTAATAAAGAAGGACAATGGAAAGGTTATCCGCTTCGTTCTTGGGATGGTGACAGATTCACCGGTGGTTACAGTGACCACTTCCCGGCTGTATCGGTTCTTCAGAAAGAATACATCAAAAAATAA